In one Arenibacter antarcticus genomic region, the following are encoded:
- a CDS encoding arylsulfatase, which produces MFLLSCSGQNEPIRPNIILISVDDMGWSDLGCYGGEISTPNIDKLAINGMRFRSFYNAGKCFPSRAALLTGVYAQDCGYDKTHTNPIRNAVTLGEVLQDAGYATYFSGKHHGIDNPYNRGFQRFYGLIDGAFNHFNPGKQREGEPKPAQKRNDRQWGIDSTIFKPYTPKERDFYSTDYFTNYALDYMEESKMKNEPFFLYLSYTAPHDPLMAWPEDIAKYKGKYDLGYGYIRQQRFEKQKSLGLLDNMITLPEPTHKNWDSLSPIEQEYEASVMEVYAAMVDRIDQNIGRLLAKLDKIGAAENTIILFVSDNGASAEIVDLENDDNSAPLGAMARWTSLRKDWANVANTPFRLYKNHNYEGGINSPLIAYWPNKIKPNTFTNYPGHFIDFMSTFLELSGASYPDVYNGEKITPLRGKSLVAVFKNPDMDREGPLFWEWRGSQAVRLNNWKIVRNGKNSQWDLYNMTNDPTEIQNLAEEKKEKVLELDRIYTEWIIKYR; this is translated from the coding sequence TTGTTTCTCTTAAGCTGTTCTGGTCAAAATGAGCCAATTAGACCCAACATTATCCTGATTTCCGTTGACGATATGGGCTGGTCCGATCTAGGGTGTTATGGAGGAGAAATAAGTACCCCAAATATTGATAAGCTGGCCATAAATGGAATGCGATTTAGGAGTTTCTATAATGCAGGAAAATGTTTTCCTTCTAGGGCCGCCTTATTAACTGGCGTGTATGCCCAAGATTGTGGCTATGACAAAACACATACCAATCCCATCCGCAATGCGGTAACTTTGGGAGAGGTTTTACAGGATGCGGGATATGCCACCTATTTTTCTGGGAAGCATCACGGAATTGATAATCCCTACAATAGGGGATTTCAACGTTTTTACGGTTTAATAGATGGGGCATTCAACCACTTTAACCCTGGAAAGCAAAGAGAAGGAGAACCAAAACCTGCACAAAAGAGGAATGATCGGCAATGGGGAATAGATAGCACTATTTTTAAACCCTATACCCCAAAGGAACGGGATTTTTATTCTACGGATTATTTCACCAACTATGCCTTGGATTATATGGAGGAAAGCAAAATGAAAAATGAACCTTTTTTTTTATACCTCTCCTATACGGCACCACATGATCCGCTAATGGCTTGGCCAGAGGACATAGCGAAGTACAAGGGGAAATACGACCTTGGTTATGGCTATATTAGACAACAAAGGTTTGAAAAACAAAAGTCACTTGGACTATTGGATAATATGATAACACTCCCTGAACCCACTCATAAGAATTGGGATAGCCTATCCCCTATCGAGCAAGAGTATGAAGCTTCCGTCATGGAGGTATACGCTGCTATGGTAGATCGGATTGATCAGAATATAGGTCGACTCTTGGCGAAACTAGATAAAATAGGAGCTGCCGAAAACACCATTATCCTCTTTGTTTCGGACAACGGGGCCTCAGCGGAGATTGTGGATTTAGAAAACGATGATAATTCTGCGCCCTTAGGCGCTATGGCAAGATGGACCTCCCTGAGAAAGGACTGGGCCAATGTAGCCAATACCCCCTTTAGACTTTACAAAAATCACAATTACGAAGGAGGCATCAACAGTCCCCTTATTGCTTATTGGCCAAACAAGATTAAACCCAACACCTTTACCAACTACCCAGGGCATTTTATAGACTTCATGTCCACTTTTCTGGAATTATCTGGGGCTAGTTATCCAGATGTATACAATGGAGAGAAAATTACTCCCTTACGAGGAAAAAGCCTAGTAGCTGTTTTTAAGAATCCTGATATGGACCGGGAAGGTCCTTTATTCTGGGAATGGAGAGGTAGTCAGGCCGTACGACTAAACAACTGGAAAATTGTACGGAACGGTAAAAATTCCCAATGGGATTTATACAATATGACAAATGATCCTACAGAGATCCAGAATCTAGCAGAAGAGAAAAAGGAAAAAGTACTGGAATTAGATCGCATTTATACTGAATGGATTATAAAGTACCGGTGA
- a CDS encoding MFS transporter has translation MPEKRPTIKKGKFSANDILLIAGILFIAINLRPALASVGPLINHIRVATGLSSSMLGLLTTLPLIAFGVVSSLTPLFTRRFGIAYTLFGALLLMTIGIGIRSLQGILPLYLGTLMFGIAIAFGNVLLPSLTKRNFSSNSGFVTSLYSSVMAIGASLAAGISVPLADGTDLGWRGSLAVWSILALIGLLLWIPQLSRMGISDQKRSYRAAMKALGKAPKAWKIAFFMGLQSFTFYVILAWLPAIVQSRGYDADYAGWMLSLSQATGILGSIIIPQWAGKKRDQRNIVVILMLVESIGVLGLLLPSLGFIALWVSLIGFVLGGTFGLALLFIVLRSKDADTATELSGMAQSIGYLVAATGPIIFGSLFDFTRGWTYSLILLFVVIIFKMYMGIGAGKPGKL, from the coding sequence ATGCCAGAAAAAAGGCCAACTATTAAGAAGGGAAAATTTAGTGCCAACGATATATTATTGATTGCCGGCATCCTTTTTATTGCCATTAACCTACGCCCGGCTCTTGCTAGTGTAGGTCCATTGATAAACCATATTAGGGTTGCTACGGGGCTTTCCAGTTCTATGTTGGGTTTATTGACTACTTTGCCGTTGATTGCATTTGGGGTAGTCTCTTCCCTGACCCCTTTGTTTACAAGGCGTTTTGGAATCGCTTACACCTTATTTGGTGCCTTATTATTAATGACTATAGGGATTGGTATTAGATCCTTGCAAGGCATATTACCCCTTTATTTGGGGACCCTCATGTTTGGTATTGCCATAGCTTTTGGCAATGTATTACTACCTAGTCTTACGAAACGAAATTTCTCATCAAACTCGGGTTTTGTTACCAGTCTTTATTCTAGTGTAATGGCCATCGGAGCTTCCTTGGCCGCAGGAATCAGTGTACCCTTGGCCGATGGGACGGATTTGGGCTGGAGGGGCTCTTTGGCAGTGTGGTCCATATTGGCTTTGATCGGTTTATTACTATGGATTCCCCAACTTTCCCGGATGGGTATATCTGACCAAAAACGCAGTTATAGGGCAGCAATGAAAGCGCTAGGCAAAGCACCTAAAGCATGGAAAATTGCCTTTTTTATGGGCTTGCAATCCTTTACCTTTTATGTAATCCTAGCATGGCTCCCCGCTATTGTCCAAAGCCGTGGGTATGATGCAGATTATGCGGGGTGGATGCTTTCCCTATCTCAGGCAACGGGAATTCTTGGGTCTATAATTATTCCACAGTGGGCTGGAAAAAAACGAGATCAACGCAATATTGTAGTTATTTTGATGCTAGTGGAGAGTATTGGTGTTTTAGGTTTGTTACTTCCATCTCTTGGTTTTATTGCACTATGGGTTTCCCTAATCGGGTTTGTTTTAGGAGGTACTTTTGGTCTGGCGTTGCTTTTTATCGTCTTAAGATCCAAGGATGCAGATACCGCTACGGAACTTTCAGGGATGGCACAATCCATCGGCTACCTAGTAGCCGCTACTGGACCCATTATTTTTGGCAGTCTTTTTGATTTTACCAGAGGGTGGACCTACTCCCTAATCCTGCTTTTTGTAGTTATCATCTTTAAAATGTATATGGGGATAGGTGCAGGAAAACCGGGGAAGTTATAA
- a CDS encoding AraC family transcriptional regulator, with protein MAIENIPEIYLSEPEVTMDLFVHDFKMTSNVVKSKVNLSMNMFSFLKEGKKQVHFADTSVAVNKQQSLLLKKGNWLWTELLDTDAIYYCKLFFFSEKKLTDFLSKYTNGIKPFQEEIPYFIIENDDYIAAYLNSLSSNIYTNHSYSDALLSLKFEEIMLYLLNKYGNKLEFYLQSLISKEISPFKKIVESNVYSNLKLEEIAFLCHMSLSTFKRHFSSEYNVAPGKWLQDKRLQKAKTLLQGGDLKASDIYLDIGYNNLSNFSIAFKNKFGISPTDI; from the coding sequence ATGGCAATAGAGAACATCCCCGAAATATATCTTAGCGAACCAGAAGTAACCATGGATCTATTTGTGCACGACTTTAAAATGACCAGTAATGTCGTTAAAAGTAAAGTTAACCTAAGCATGAATATGTTCAGTTTTTTAAAGGAGGGTAAAAAGCAGGTCCATTTTGCCGATACTTCGGTCGCCGTGAATAAACAACAATCCCTTTTGCTTAAAAAAGGCAATTGGTTATGGACCGAACTGTTGGATACAGACGCTATTTATTATTGTAAACTTTTCTTTTTTTCGGAAAAAAAGCTCACTGATTTTCTAAGTAAATATACCAATGGCATAAAACCTTTTCAAGAAGAAATCCCCTATTTCATTATCGAAAACGACGATTATATTGCTGCTTATTTAAATTCTTTGTCATCTAACATCTATACAAATCACAGTTATAGCGATGCTTTATTATCTTTAAAATTTGAAGAAATAATGCTCTATTTACTTAATAAGTATGGTAATAAACTAGAGTTTTACTTACAATCCTTAATCTCTAAAGAGATTTCCCCCTTTAAAAAAATTGTAGAAAGCAATGTGTATTCTAATTTAAAATTGGAAGAAATAGCCTTCTTATGTCATATGAGCTTATCTACTTTTAAGCGTCATTTTAGCTCGGAATATAATGTAGCGCCCGGAAAATGGCTGCAAGACAAACGACTTCAAAAAGCTAAAACACTCTTGCAGGGAGGCGATTTAAAAGCATCTGATATCTATTTAGATATTGGCTATAACAACCTGTCTAACTTTAGTATAGCCTTTAAGAATAAGTTCGGAATTAGTCCAACTGATATTTAA
- a CDS encoding sulfatase, producing MFSMFILHGESVFNLFTYLVMKYLYVLSLLFLFTSCSEKNKETIEKSKPNIIFIMSDDHAYQAISAYSDKLIQTPNIDRIANEGMLFTNASVTNSICAPSRAVILTGKHSHLNGKIDNLSKFDTTNVTFPQILQKAGYQTAMFGKLHFGNNPKGFDEFKILPGQGSYYNPKFITQKGDTIINGYVTDITTDLALDWMEHRRIPEKPFLLMYLHKAPHRAWYPDEKHYREFTKKTFPLPETLFDNYEGRVAAKTAEMNILNHMHLSYDNKVEEDVLKRLQIKGGMARSEVNRMTPEQRSSWESVYHPINEDFEKRYPSMDDKELMEWKYQRYLQDYLGTIASVDDNVGRLLTYLDDNNLSDNTVVVYTSDQGFYLGEHGWFDKRFMYDESFKTPLLIKWPNKITPGTTEDEMVQNLDFAQTFLEMAGVNAPEDMQGESLVPILTGKKELWNRDAVYYHYYEYPAEHAVKRHYGIATKEYKIIHFYYDVDEWELYDRINDPQEMNNVYSDPEYAEVVAEMKQKLQEVREKYKDSEALDNHYIQLYKK from the coding sequence ATGTTTTCTATGTTTATATTGCACGGCGAATCTGTTTTTAATCTATTTACCTATTTAGTTATGAAGTATTTGTATGTTCTTAGTTTACTGTTTCTTTTTACATCCTGTTCTGAGAAGAATAAGGAAACAATTGAAAAAAGTAAGCCAAACATTATTTTTATCATGTCAGATGATCACGCCTATCAGGCTATTAGCGCCTATAGTGATAAGCTGATCCAAACGCCTAACATAGATCGGATTGCAAATGAAGGTATGCTCTTCACCAATGCCAGTGTCACTAATTCTATTTGTGCACCGTCTAGAGCGGTGATTCTAACGGGAAAACACAGTCACCTTAATGGAAAAATAGATAATCTCAGTAAGTTTGATACTACCAATGTTACTTTCCCGCAAATTCTACAAAAGGCTGGTTACCAAACCGCCATGTTCGGAAAACTTCATTTTGGCAACAACCCTAAAGGGTTCGACGAATTTAAAATCTTACCGGGACAGGGGAGTTATTACAATCCCAAATTTATTACACAAAAAGGGGATACCATAATTAATGGGTATGTCACCGATATCACCACCGACCTTGCGTTAGATTGGATGGAGCATCGAAGGATCCCAGAAAAGCCATTCTTATTGATGTATCTACATAAGGCACCACACAGAGCTTGGTATCCGGACGAAAAGCATTATAGAGAGTTTACCAAAAAAACATTCCCATTGCCAGAAACTCTATTTGATAACTATGAGGGTAGGGTAGCAGCTAAAACTGCAGAAATGAATATTTTAAACCACATGCACTTGTCTTATGACAACAAGGTGGAGGAAGATGTTTTAAAACGATTGCAAATTAAAGGTGGGATGGCTAGGTCAGAAGTAAACAGAATGACTCCAGAACAACGAAGTAGTTGGGAAAGCGTGTACCATCCGATTAATGAGGATTTTGAAAAGCGCTACCCGTCCATGGATGATAAAGAGCTGATGGAGTGGAAATATCAGCGCTATCTTCAGGATTACTTAGGGACTATAGCCTCCGTTGATGACAATGTTGGACGATTGTTGACGTATTTGGATGATAATAACCTGTCTGATAATACCGTAGTAGTCTATACTTCGGACCAAGGGTTTTACTTAGGGGAACATGGTTGGTTTGATAAGCGTTTTATGTACGACGAATCCTTTAAAACCCCATTACTAATAAAATGGCCCAATAAAATAACCCCTGGAACCACCGAAGATGAAATGGTTCAGAACCTCGATTTTGCTCAGACATTCTTGGAAATGGCCGGTGTAAACGCGCCAGAAGATATGCAAGGGGAAAGCTTGGTACCAATACTGACGGGTAAAAAAGAACTTTGGAATAGGGATGCCGTTTATTATCACTATTACGAATATCCCGCCGAACATGCGGTAAAAAGACATTATGGTATTGCCACCAAAGAATATAAGATCATTCATTTCTATTACGATGTGGATGAATGGGAGCTTTACGACCGTATTAATGACCCACAAGAGATGAACAACGTATACAGCGACCCTGAATATGCAGAGGTGGTTGCGGAAATGAAACAAAAGTTGCAAGAAGTCCGTGAAAAATATAAGGATTCTGAAGCTTTGGACAATCACTATATCCAGTTATACAAAAAATAA
- a CDS encoding aldehyde dehydrogenase family protein: MANVTKPKFKERYGNFIGGKFVAPVKGQYFDNVSPVDGKVFTQAARSTKEDIDLALDAAHEAFPTWSTSSATERSNALLKIAQVMEDNFEYLATLETIDNGKPIRESRAADIPYAIDHFRYFAGVIRADEGTISEHDKNTVSIVLHEPIGVVGEIIPWNFPMLMLAWKIAPALAAGCTAVVKPAEQTPTSVIALMELIGDLLPAGVLNIVTGFGAEAGQALATSTRIAKLSFTGSTETGRKVYHNAAENIIPVTMELGGKSPNIFFPSVADHDDEFFSKAIEGALMFALNQGEICTAPSRILVHESIADLFIERMQERLKAVKTGNPLDPETMIGSQVSKAQYDKILSYIDIGKEEGATVLAGGDAGNYDGELSEGYYIQPTVLKGQNNMRVFQEEIFGPVVALTTFSSTEEAISIANDTPYGLGAGVWSRDAHELFQVPRAIQAGRVWVNQYHTYPAHAPFGGVKESGFGRENHKMALDHYRVVKNMLISYDKKPMGFF, encoded by the coding sequence ATGGCAAATGTAACAAAACCCAAATTTAAAGAGAGATACGGGAACTTCATCGGCGGAAAGTTCGTCGCTCCCGTAAAAGGACAGTATTTTGATAACGTATCGCCGGTAGATGGAAAAGTATTTACCCAAGCGGCCCGTTCAACTAAAGAAGATATCGATCTTGCTCTTGACGCAGCACACGAAGCATTCCCAACTTGGAGTACTTCTTCAGCTACAGAACGCAGTAATGCGCTTTTGAAGATTGCACAGGTAATGGAGGACAACTTTGAATACTTGGCAACTTTAGAAACTATCGATAACGGAAAACCAATTCGCGAATCCCGTGCCGCAGATATTCCTTACGCAATTGATCACTTCCGTTATTTCGCAGGCGTTATACGTGCAGATGAAGGAACAATTTCAGAGCACGACAAAAACACGGTAAGTATTGTATTGCACGAACCAATTGGTGTTGTTGGTGAAATTATTCCATGGAACTTCCCAATGTTAATGTTGGCCTGGAAAATTGCTCCTGCTTTGGCCGCAGGTTGTACCGCTGTGGTTAAACCAGCAGAACAAACCCCCACCAGTGTCATTGCACTAATGGAGCTTATAGGTGACCTACTGCCTGCAGGTGTTTTAAATATCGTAACTGGTTTTGGTGCAGAAGCTGGACAAGCCTTGGCAACGTCTACCCGTATTGCAAAACTTTCATTTACTGGGTCTACAGAAACAGGTCGTAAAGTTTACCACAATGCAGCCGAGAACATTATCCCTGTAACTATGGAACTAGGTGGGAAATCTCCAAACATTTTCTTCCCATCGGTAGCAGATCACGACGATGAATTCTTTAGCAAAGCTATTGAAGGCGCGTTAATGTTCGCACTTAACCAAGGAGAGATTTGTACTGCTCCATCGCGAATTTTAGTACACGAAAGTATAGCGGATCTTTTCATAGAAAGGATGCAGGAACGCTTAAAGGCGGTTAAGACAGGTAACCCATTGGATCCAGAAACTATGATCGGTTCCCAAGTATCCAAGGCGCAGTACGATAAAATACTTAGCTATATCGACATAGGTAAAGAAGAGGGTGCAACCGTATTGGCAGGTGGAGACGCCGGTAATTACGATGGGGAACTTTCTGAAGGATATTACATCCAACCTACGGTATTGAAAGGACAGAATAATATGCGTGTATTCCAGGAAGAGATTTTTGGACCGGTTGTAGCCTTGACAACCTTCAGCTCTACTGAAGAAGCCATCTCTATAGCCAATGATACCCCTTACGGATTAGGTGCCGGTGTTTGGTCCCGTGATGCTCACGAATTGTTTCAGGTACCACGTGCTATCCAAGCGGGTAGGGTCTGGGTTAACCAATACCATACCTATCCTGCACACGCTCCCTTTGGTGGCGTTAAGGAATCAGGATTTGGTCGTGAAAACCATAAAATGGCCTTAGATCATTACCGTGTTGTAAAAAACATGTTGATCTCTTACGATAAGAAACCTATGGGATTCTTTTAA
- a CDS encoding glycoside hydrolase family 27 protein, protein MYKYLGVGLSLVLIACGSQQKGVSQHQNKIKQIQGEETSFQPPMMGWASWNNYRVNINEQIIRSQADAMVSTGLKDVGYSYINTDDGFFGGRDENGKLLHHKERFPSGMKSLSEYIHSKGLKAGIYSDAGPNTCASYWDKDTIGSGMGLFGHEYDDLSVFLKKWDYDFIKVDWCGGEWMGLDEESRYTAIGNIIKSIKPSAKYNVCRWEFPGEWVTNVADSWRISGDIDNTFGSILHIIDLNADLWIHSTAGHYNDMDMLQVGRGMTYEEDKAHFSMWSMMHSPLLLGNDLTAMSNETIAIITNEEIIAVNQSPFVYQARRLVDDGDLEVWAKPMISTMSGEIIVGLLNRSKEVATMTVNLETIGIDDSVGYHMRDLWGKEDFASSTEPNRSFTVPSHGIVVLKVKGKSLPYNKFQYKDEE, encoded by the coding sequence ATGTACAAGTATTTGGGTGTGGGACTAAGTTTGGTGTTAATAGCTTGTGGATCTCAGCAAAAAGGGGTCTCCCAGCATCAAAATAAAATAAAGCAAATACAAGGTGAAGAGACTAGTTTTCAGCCCCCTATGATGGGCTGGGCAAGTTGGAACAATTATAGGGTCAATATCAATGAACAAATAATTAGGTCCCAAGCAGATGCCATGGTCTCTACCGGGTTAAAAGACGTGGGTTATTCCTATATCAACACAGACGATGGTTTTTTTGGCGGTAGGGATGAAAATGGAAAATTACTACACCATAAGGAGCGTTTTCCCAGCGGCATGAAATCGCTTTCGGAATACATCCATTCAAAGGGTTTAAAAGCAGGGATATATTCCGATGCAGGTCCCAATACCTGTGCCTCCTACTGGGACAAGGACACTATTGGATCAGGAATGGGGCTCTTTGGTCACGAGTATGATGACCTTAGTGTCTTTCTAAAGAAATGGGATTACGATTTTATAAAAGTAGATTGGTGTGGGGGCGAATGGATGGGCCTAGATGAAGAAAGCAGGTATACCGCCATCGGAAATATAATAAAATCTATAAAACCATCGGCCAAATACAATGTTTGTAGATGGGAATTCCCAGGGGAATGGGTGACAAATGTAGCCGATTCTTGGCGTATTTCTGGAGATATAGATAATACCTTCGGATCTATTTTACATATCATCGATCTAAATGCCGACTTGTGGATACATAGTACCGCTGGCCATTATAATGATATGGATATGCTACAAGTAGGTAGAGGGATGACCTATGAAGAAGACAAGGCGCATTTTTCCATGTGGAGTATGATGCATTCCCCACTGTTGCTAGGAAACGATCTAACGGCAATGAGTAATGAAACCATTGCGATTATCACTAACGAAGAAATTATAGCCGTAAATCAAAGTCCATTTGTTTACCAAGCAAGGAGATTGGTAGATGATGGTGATTTGGAAGTTTGGGCAAAGCCTATGATCTCTACGATGAGCGGGGAAATAATAGTCGGACTGCTCAATAGATCGAAGGAAGTTGCTACCATGACAGTGAACTTGGAGACTATTGGAATAGATGACTCCGTAGGGTACCACATGCGAGATTTATGGGGCAAAGAAGATTTTGCTAGTTCCACAGAGCCCAATAGGTCATTTACGGTTCCTTCTCACGGAATTGTAGTGTTGAAAGTGAAAGGTAAATCTCTTCCATACAACAAGTTTCAATATAAGGATGAAGAGTAA
- the nhaA gene encoding Na+/H+ antiporter NhaA, with protein sequence MIKKRILTPLLNFSKIESFSGILLFTATIIAMLWANSSYGESYQALWQFHLGISSETFGFSLPLILWVNDALMVLFFFLIGLEIKRELLIGELNSLRKAALPMFAAVGGMLIPMSIFLFLNNSPETHAGWGIPMATDIAFSLAILKVLGNRVPLSLKIFLTAFAIVDDLGAVIVIALFYSTGIDWMLLFYAFVLLGVLFYLSYRNLYSRPLMILLGFVIWILFFASGIHPTIAGVLLAFTVPLRQRIDMDSFMKKLSDISKGFAQTKRDYLPVLSSEQIVKMDELEALGNKFKSPLQRSEHKLHGWVAYFIMPVFALANAGVALGTDIELDTDLLFHIAIALFLGKLIGVTLMSWIGVKLKLAILPGDITFKQIIGVAILAGVGFTMSIFIANLAFADNISYIDSAKVGIIVGSSISGVIGYIVLRLTSTVKVSKKEPKHVPVE encoded by the coding sequence ATGATAAAAAAAAGAATACTTACCCCTTTACTAAATTTTTCTAAAATAGAAAGTTTTAGTGGCATCTTATTATTTACTGCAACCATCATTGCAATGCTATGGGCAAATTCGAGTTATGGCGAATCCTATCAAGCCTTATGGCAATTTCACTTAGGTATTAGTTCAGAGACTTTTGGTTTTAGTCTGCCGCTGATCCTATGGGTCAATGATGCCTTAATGGTGCTCTTCTTCTTTTTAATTGGATTAGAAATTAAACGGGAGCTCTTGATTGGGGAATTAAACAGTTTACGTAAAGCCGCATTACCAATGTTTGCGGCCGTAGGTGGCATGTTGATCCCTATGAGTATATTTCTTTTTCTAAACAACTCGCCAGAAACACATGCTGGATGGGGTATTCCAATGGCAACAGATATCGCATTTTCCCTAGCTATCCTGAAGGTCTTGGGTAATAGAGTCCCCTTAAGTCTAAAGATATTTCTAACTGCCTTTGCCATAGTGGATGATTTAGGTGCGGTTATTGTAATCGCCTTATTCTATAGCACAGGAATCGATTGGATGCTACTTTTTTACGCCTTTGTCCTCTTAGGTGTGCTTTTCTATCTATCTTATCGCAATTTGTACTCCAGACCTCTCATGATCCTATTAGGGTTTGTGATTTGGATCTTATTTTTCGCATCGGGTATCCATCCAACAATCGCTGGTGTTTTACTGGCATTCACCGTCCCATTGAGACAAAGGATCGATATGGATTCTTTTATGAAGAAGCTTTCAGATATTTCAAAAGGCTTTGCTCAAACTAAAAGGGATTATCTTCCTGTTCTATCGAGTGAACAAATCGTGAAAATGGACGAACTGGAGGCTTTGGGTAACAAATTTAAATCGCCCTTACAACGATCCGAGCATAAGCTACACGGATGGGTTGCGTATTTTATTATGCCTGTTTTTGCCCTAGCAAATGCGGGAGTGGCATTGGGTACGGACATAGAACTGGATACCGATTTATTGTTCCATATTGCCATTGCCTTATTTCTCGGTAAATTAATAGGGGTTACACTAATGTCCTGGATTGGAGTGAAATTGAAACTTGCAATTTTGCCTGGTGATATAACTTTTAAGCAAATTATAGGAGTTGCTATTCTTGCCGGCGTTGGTTTTACTATGTCGATTTTTATCGCCAACCTAGCATTTGCCGATAACATAAGTTATATAGACTCCGCAAAAGTGGGCATTATTGTTGGTTCGAGTATTTCGGGAGTCATCGGATACATAGTTTTAAGGCTAACTAGTACTGTAAAAGTTAGTAAGAAAGAACCAAAACATGTACCTGTAGAATAA